One genomic segment of Eikenella corrodens includes these proteins:
- the pilM gene encoding type IV pilus biogenesis protein PilM: MRISKKPRKSKQKTKMSFGSKGCLGVDITPTAINMVHLAGSVPGNLRLENYAIQPLPKGVIINGNIEDHDQLVSYLQQAYQQLGSSCKNVTAALPQALTNIQTITYDARSSDLPVDEFVELEASQTIGSDNLSYDFQVTAELQNGNVQEIVMAAAKRDDVDLRTDLFADADIPLSQLDVDTFAVVNAFSVWIDQFAPDLEHQKLAIFHVDEDQTKALILQNGNIVYKQETNFGNKQLTHNIQRQYKLSEDDAWSMRFKSNKPADFQGAVADHFNSQLTQEIQRVLQFYYTTVSSDYQDSVKHILISGCPFMQPFGLAKSVYAQTNISTQQVEPIASTQGGKQAETSKFNLESGQLTVAFGLAVRGL; encoded by the coding sequence ATGCGAATATCAAAAAAACCAAGAAAATCAAAACAAAAGACAAAAATGTCTTTTGGCAGCAAAGGCTGCTTGGGCGTGGATATTACGCCAACTGCCATTAATATGGTACATCTTGCCGGCAGTGTTCCGGGTAATCTTCGGTTGGAAAATTACGCCATCCAGCCTCTACCTAAAGGCGTTATTATAAACGGCAACATCGAAGATCATGACCAACTCGTGTCATATTTACAACAAGCTTACCAACAGCTTGGTAGTAGTTGCAAGAATGTAACAGCAGCTTTACCACAGGCTTTAACTAACATACAAACGATTACTTATGATGCCCGTAGTTCTGATTTGCCGGTAGACGAGTTCGTTGAGTTGGAAGCCAGTCAAACCATCGGTTCTGATAATCTGAGCTATGATTTCCAAGTTACTGCCGAATTGCAAAACGGCAATGTACAGGAAATTGTAATGGCTGCTGCTAAACGTGATGATGTGGATCTGCGCACAGATTTGTTCGCAGATGCTGATATTCCATTGTCGCAGTTGGATGTGGATACTTTTGCTGTTGTAAACGCGTTCTCTGTATGGATTGATCAATTCGCTCCCGATTTGGAGCATCAAAAACTGGCTATCTTCCATGTAGATGAAGATCAGACTAAAGCTTTAATTCTCCAAAATGGCAATATTGTATATAAACAAGAAACCAATTTTGGTAACAAACAGCTAACTCATAACATCCAACGCCAATATAAATTGAGTGAGGATGATGCATGGAGTATGCGTTTCAAAAGCAATAAGCCTGCAGATTTTCAAGGTGCTGTGGCCGATCACTTTAATAGCCAGCTTACTCAAGAAATTCAAAGGGTTCTGCAATTCTATTACACCACGGTTAGCAGTGATTACCAAGACAGTGTTAAGCACATCTTAATTTCTGGATGTCCGTTTATGCAGCCTTTCGGTCTTGCAAAAAGCGTGTACGCTCAAACCAATATTTCTACTCAACAAGTGGAGCCTATTGCCAGTACGCAAGGTGGTAAACAAGCCGAAACTTCGAAATTCAATTTAGAATCCGGGCAACTGACCGTTGCATTTGGATTGGCTGTAAGAGGATTGTAA
- a CDS encoding PilN domain-containing protein, with the protein MIPLIQLNMLPYREEQDKQKKAQFTRLMVFSGLVGVGLLVLTYVSLSGMILNQESRNQQLTDGIAQLDIQIKEVETLEAEKRDFLARKAKVEELENKRFEAARMIDSLNTVAPEGVYLTGIKAKDVSTYTLSGKATSDSKIADFMRVIPSTNVFGQPSLDSINKVESVQEFELTVAVSASVPMSSDSANIAPVVMPSESASATGNISASVPNTPVAPASSATATSSPAN; encoded by the coding sequence ATGATTCCATTAATTCAACTAAATATGCTCCCCTATCGTGAGGAGCAGGATAAACAGAAAAAAGCACAGTTTACCAGGCTGATGGTGTTCTCTGGTTTGGTTGGTGTTGGTTTGCTGGTGCTGACTTATGTGTCACTTAGTGGCATGATTCTGAACCAAGAGTCTCGCAATCAGCAATTAACTGATGGTATTGCGCAACTGGATATCCAGATCAAAGAGGTGGAAACCTTGGAGGCTGAAAAACGGGACTTCTTAGCTCGAAAAGCAAAAGTGGAAGAGCTGGAAAATAAACGTTTTGAAGCAGCTAGGATGATTGACTCCTTGAATACCGTTGCACCTGAAGGTGTCTATCTAACAGGAATTAAGGCAAAAGATGTCAGCACTTATACTCTGTCTGGTAAGGCTACTAGTGATAGCAAAATTGCTGATTTTATGCGCGTGATTCCAAGTACCAATGTGTTTGGTCAGCCTTCATTGGATAGCATCAATAAAGTAGAGTCGGTACAAGAGTTTGAATTAACTGTAGCTGTTTCTGCCTCTGTGCCGATGAGTAGTGATTCTGCAAATATTGCTCCTGTTGTAATGCCGTCAGAGTCTGCTTCTGCTACTGGCAATATTTCTGCATCAGTACCCAATACGCCTGTAGCACCTGCGTCATCTGCTACAGCCACTTCCTCCCCCGCGAATTAA
- the pilQ gene encoding type IV pilus secretin family protein: protein MKIKKLQYLTALGMSLAMQGVLAGNITDINVSALPNNQKVIKIRFDRDMLKPSGFITTTPARIALDFPNTGVSLSQPVLQYNDSLLSQIAVAQDSSKTRVLLNLNRPGQYNAEIRGNEVWIYLNETGQASSSAVRATAPSNQIQQESLGVTESRATAGQNALGSNTANVAVDFHKSANNSGVIEINTAGYRGTPEVKQRANNLVILLKNNQLPIAAQRNLDVTDFSTPVRTISLRRLGNDTEITIKNQGGWEHKVNQSAGRYTITVSPKSTVAEDGINRNRNRNFTGKRVSLDFQDVDVRTILQILAKESNMNIVASDSVSGKMTLSLKDVPWDQALDLVMQSRGLESRRNGNIIRVAPAEEFRKIDVETLENAKRIEELGPLVSRTFQLKYKDVNEFRKILNISDTGSSGGSGNNNNTLLSSRGSAVIDPATNTLIIKDNQNVIKEFERLIEQLDVPARQVMIEARIVEANDGFSRALGVKFGYNKTSGSTRIGSGLGSGGANGNTFSIAPNVNLPAISATSSITIVRALSSGALGLELTAMQEQNRGKIISSPRVLTQDRKEATIKAGREIPYQEASSSGATSTSFKEAVLGLTVTPQITPDGNVIMDIKLNKDSVDENCSVLGTPCINTKELVTRAMVEDGGTIILGGIYEEENSNSQYKVPLLGDIPVVGNLFRGTRRNNSKNELLIFITPRIMGSEGNVLRY from the coding sequence ATGAAAATCAAAAAACTGCAATATCTAACCGCTTTAGGTATGAGCTTAGCCATGCAAGGCGTACTGGCTGGTAATATTACAGATATTAATGTTTCTGCTTTGCCGAATAATCAAAAAGTGATCAAAATTCGTTTTGATCGCGATATGCTGAAACCTAGCGGTTTTATTACTACTACACCTGCTCGTATTGCTTTGGATTTCCCGAATACTGGTGTCAGCCTTAGTCAGCCAGTACTTCAATATAACGACTCATTGCTTAGCCAAATCGCGGTTGCTCAGGATAGTAGTAAGACTCGTGTTTTGCTCAATTTGAATAGACCTGGGCAATATAATGCTGAAATCAGAGGTAATGAAGTTTGGATTTATTTGAACGAGACAGGTCAGGCATCCTCTTCGGCTGTAAGAGCCACAGCTCCTAGCAACCAAATCCAACAAGAGTCTCTTGGCGTAACTGAGAGCAGGGCTACTGCAGGTCAAAATGCTCTTGGTAGTAATACTGCAAATGTAGCTGTTGATTTCCACAAAAGTGCAAATAATTCCGGTGTGATTGAAATTAATACTGCTGGCTATCGCGGTACTCCTGAAGTTAAACAGCGTGCTAATAACTTGGTTATTTTACTGAAAAATAACCAACTGCCGATTGCTGCGCAGCGCAATTTGGATGTAACTGATTTCAGTACCCCAGTTCGCACCATCAGCTTGCGCCGCTTGGGTAACGATACAGAGATTACTATCAAAAATCAGGGTGGCTGGGAGCACAAAGTTAACCAATCTGCTGGTAGGTATACTATTACAGTTTCTCCTAAATCTACAGTAGCTGAAGATGGTATTAACCGTAATCGCAACCGTAATTTTACCGGTAAACGTGTTTCTTTAGACTTCCAAGACGTAGATGTGCGTACTATTCTGCAGATCTTAGCTAAAGAATCTAATATGAATATTGTGGCCAGTGACAGTGTTTCTGGCAAAATGACCTTATCATTAAAAGATGTGCCTTGGGATCAGGCCCTAGATCTGGTAATGCAGTCACGAGGGTTAGAATCGCGTCGTAACGGTAATATTATCCGTGTTGCTCCGGCGGAAGAGTTCCGTAAAATTGATGTTGAGACTCTGGAAAATGCTAAGCGTATTGAAGAACTCGGTCCTTTAGTATCTCGTACGTTCCAGTTGAAATACAAAGATGTCAATGAATTCCGTAAAATTTTGAATATTAGTGATACGGGTAGTTCAGGTGGTAGTGGCAACAATAATAATACTTTGTTGAGTAGTCGGGGGTCAGCTGTAATTGATCCAGCTACAAACACATTGATTATTAAGGATAATCAGAATGTTATTAAAGAGTTTGAACGATTAATTGAACAATTGGACGTTCCTGCTCGCCAAGTGATGATTGAGGCTCGAATTGTTGAAGCTAATGATGGTTTCTCCCGTGCCTTGGGGGTGAAGTTTGGTTACAACAAAACTTCTGGCTCAACTAGAATTGGTAGTGGCTTAGGTAGCGGTGGCGCTAACGGGAATACGTTCTCTATTGCACCGAACGTGAACTTACCGGCTATATCAGCAACCTCTTCTATCACTATAGTTCGGGCATTATCTTCTGGTGCTTTGGGATTAGAGTTAACCGCTATGCAGGAACAAAACCGCGGTAAGATTATTTCTAGCCCGCGCGTGCTGACTCAAGACCGCAAAGAAGCCACCATCAAGGCTGGTCGCGAGATTCCTTACCAAGAAGCTTCTTCCAGTGGTGCTACTAGTACCAGCTTCAAAGAAGCGGTGTTAGGGTTGACTGTTACCCCGCAAATCACGCCTGATGGTAACGTGATTATGGATATCAAGCTGAATAAAGACTCAGTGGATGAAAACTGTAGCGTACTGGGTACTCCGTGTATTAACACTAAAGAGCTGGTTACCCGTGCGATGGTGGAGGATGGTGGTACCATCATCTTGGGTGGTATCTATGAGGAAGAGAACTCTAATTCCCAATATAAGGTACCGCTGCTGGGTGATATTCCGGTTGTTGGCAACTTGTTCCGTGGCACTAGACGTAATAACAGCAAAAACGAATTGCTGATCTTCATCACCCCGCGTATCATGGGCAGTGAAGGTAACGTTCTGCGCTACTAA
- a CDS encoding IS1595-like element ISEco1 family transposase → MRKSRLSQPVQNKLIELFVAGATARTAAELAGVNKNTAAYYFHRLRLLIFNRCEHLEMFDGEVEADESYFGGCRKGKRGRGAAGKVVVFGLLKRNGKVYTVTVANTQSATLLPIIREKVRPDSVVYTDCHSAYNVLDVSEFNHLRINHRTCFADRQNHINGIENFWSQAKRHLRKFNGIPKKHFELYLKECEWRFNNNEMKSQIAMLKQMVKDSLT, encoded by the coding sequence ATGAGAAAAAGTCGCCTCAGCCAGCCCGTTCAAAACAAACTGATCGAATTGTTCGTTGCAGGAGCAACCGCCCGTACTGCCGCCGAATTGGCCGGAGTCAATAAAAACACCGCTGCCTACTACTTTCACCGTTTACGCTTGCTTATCTTTAATCGTTGCGAACACTTGGAAATGTTTGATGGCGAAGTAGAAGCAGATGAAAGCTATTTTGGCGGCTGCCGCAAAGGCAAACGCGGTCGCGGAGCAGCCGGAAAAGTGGTGGTATTCGGACTGTTGAAGCGTAACGGTAAGGTTTACACCGTTACCGTGGCCAATACTCAGTCGGCTACCCTGCTGCCGATTATCCGGGAGAAGGTAAGGCCGGACAGTGTGGTCTATACTGATTGCCACAGTGCCTACAATGTATTGGATGTTAGCGAGTTTAACCACTTGCGCATCAATCACCGCACCTGTTTTGCAGACAGGCAAAACCACATTAACGGGATTGAGAACTTCTGGAGTCAGGCCAAACGCCATTTGCGTAAATTCAACGGCATTCCGAAAAAGCATTTCGAACTGTATTTGAAAGAGTGCGAATGGCGATTTAACAACAATGAAATGAAATCTCAAATTGCCATGTTAAAACAAATGGTAAAAGATAGTCTAACCTAG
- a CDS encoding shikimate kinase: MPAMDTMAGNIFFIGLMGAGKTTHGKQLAALLQRDFIDSDQLICQRTGVSIATIFELEGEGGFRKREAAIIDELTRRHPIILATGGGAVLSPDNCHCLHTRGTVIYLHATPEILYRRIQYDKNRPLLQVANPLDKLQTLYQQRDPLYRETAHLVFNIPPQHSCPQITKQLLQLIQQHQHSQENR, translated from the coding sequence ATGCCTGCCATGGATACCATGGCAGGCAATATTTTTTTTATCGGATTGATGGGTGCGGGCAAAACCACTCATGGCAAGCAGTTGGCAGCGTTGTTACAACGCGATTTTATTGATAGCGACCAACTGATTTGCCAACGCACCGGCGTTTCTATCGCCACTATTTTCGAGCTGGAAGGGGAGGGTGGTTTTCGCAAGCGCGAAGCTGCCATTATTGACGAACTGACCCGTCGACATCCCATTATCCTCGCTACCGGTGGAGGAGCTGTCTTGTCTCCCGATAATTGCCATTGTTTGCATACCCGAGGCACGGTGATCTATCTGCATGCAACCCCTGAAATCCTATACCGGCGCATCCAATATGATAAGAACCGTCCTTTGCTTCAGGTAGCTAATCCACTCGATAAGCTGCAAACACTCTACCAACAGCGCGATCCGCTTTACCGCGAAACAGCCCATCTCGTGTTTAATATTCCGCCGCAGCACTCCTGCCCACAAATTACCAAGCAGCTATTGCAGCTGATTCAACAACATCAACATAGCCAAGAAAACCGATAA
- the tsaB gene encoding tRNA (adenosine(37)-N6)-threonylcarbamoyltransferase complex dimerization subunit type 1 TsaB yields MSHTIFAEQPLLAIDTSTQWLSLALRHNGHTNLFHQETGNRQSELILPQIATLLDEAGLTVRELAAITYAQGPGAFTGLRIGAGVAQGLAAPFGIPLIPVPCLDAVASLCPDQTAVLAATDARMGEVFYAWFNTQTQQRLSDYQVGKADEIRLPENLSGSLNPSSISGIGNAFALLEPPTFPGRSDMPTAEHYLALAASGHYPAVSAAEAELLYVRNKVALTAAEQAARKGAA; encoded by the coding sequence ATGAGCCACACCATTTTTGCCGAACAGCCGCTGCTCGCCATCGACACCTCCACCCAGTGGTTGTCGTTGGCGCTGCGGCACAACGGCCATACCAATCTATTCCATCAGGAGACCGGCAACCGGCAGTCTGAACTCATCCTGCCGCAGATTGCCACCCTGCTAGACGAAGCCGGCCTGACTGTGCGCGAACTGGCCGCCATCACCTATGCCCAAGGCCCGGGCGCATTTACCGGCCTGCGCATCGGCGCCGGTGTGGCACAAGGCTTGGCTGCGCCGTTTGGCATTCCGCTCATTCCCGTGCCCTGCCTCGATGCAGTCGCTTCACTCTGTCCAGACCAAACTGCCGTGCTGGCTGCCACCGACGCGCGCATGGGCGAAGTGTTCTATGCCTGGTTCAACACCCAAACCCAACAACGCCTGAGCGACTACCAAGTGGGCAAAGCCGATGAAATCAGGCTACCTGAAAACCTTTCAGGTAGCCTCAACCCTAGCAGCATCAGCGGCATCGGCAACGCTTTCGCCCTACTCGAGCCCCCGACCTTCCCCGGCCGATCCGACATGCCCACCGCCGAGCACTACTTGGCGCTGGCCGCCTCCGGCCACTACCCCGCCGTTTCCGCTGCCGAGGCCGAACTGCTCTACGTACGCAACAAAGTCGCCCTCACCGCAGCCGAACAGGCCGCGCGCAAAGGAGCGGCATGA
- the rimI gene encoding ribosomal protein S18-alanine N-acetyltransferase, translated as MIVRLARPGDSAALAALDAQCNPSPWSEKQFAACIGHANETVLLAEQGRELAGLIVWQTILDEAELHLIDTAPAYRRQGVASLLLDHLFKQADAKKIRRIFLEVRHSNRAAIALYQQHGFISCGSRPGYYPCPDGSREDALLMEKPC; from the coding sequence ATGATCGTCCGCCTTGCCCGCCCAGGCGACAGCGCTGCCCTGGCCGCGCTCGATGCGCAATGCAATCCCTCCCCTTGGTCGGAAAAGCAATTCGCCGCCTGCATCGGCCATGCCAACGAAACCGTGCTGCTGGCCGAACAAGGCCGCGAGCTGGCCGGGCTCATCGTGTGGCAAACCATCCTCGACGAAGCTGAGCTGCACCTCATCGACACCGCCCCTGCCTACCGCCGCCAAGGCGTGGCCAGCCTGCTGCTTGATCACCTATTCAAACAGGCCGATGCCAAAAAAATCCGCCGCATCTTCCTCGAAGTGCGCCACAGCAACCGCGCTGCCATTGCCCTGTATCAACAACACGGCTTCATCTCCTGCGGCAGCCGCCCCGGCTACTACCCCTGCCCGGACGGCAGCCGCGAAGACGCCCTGCTGATGGAGAAACCATGCTGA
- the aroB gene encoding 3-dehydroquinate synthase produces the protein MQTLHVHTPGHSYPIYIGSRLLDNLAEHIRPHISGKAVIISNQTVAPLYLNPVQVACQQLGISVCDIILPDGEQYKNNESLQQIYTGLLQHHADRRTTILALGGGVIGDLAGFAAATYQRGIPFIQIPTTLLSQVDSSVGGKTGINHPLGKNMIGAFYQPQVVIADTATLQTLPPREFSAGLAEVIKYALLGDIDFLARLEQTMSSIMQQEQTALADTIRHCCQMKAHIVEQDEKEQGIRALLNLGHTFGHAIETQMGYGNWLHGEAVAAGMVLAARLSERKGYLKTADTERIIRLLQAARLPVAPPEFAVDTWLAHMQHDKKNQAGQIHLVILKQLGLAAVEAGFSREDMAALLQSI, from the coding sequence ATGCAAACCCTGCACGTCCATACCCCCGGCCACAGCTATCCTATCTACATTGGCTCTCGCTTGCTCGATAATTTAGCCGAACATATCCGCCCGCATATCAGTGGTAAAGCCGTTATCATCAGTAATCAAACTGTTGCCCCGCTTTACCTTAATCCCGTTCAAGTAGCCTGCCAACAACTCGGCATTAGCGTTTGCGACATCATCCTGCCCGACGGCGAACAATACAAAAATAATGAATCTCTCCAGCAAATCTACACTGGCCTGTTGCAGCATCATGCCGATCGACGCACCACCATCCTTGCTCTCGGCGGTGGCGTAATCGGCGATCTTGCCGGCTTTGCTGCCGCCACCTATCAGCGTGGCATCCCCTTCATTCAAATTCCCACCACCCTGCTCAGCCAAGTCGATTCATCCGTGGGGGGAAAAACCGGTATCAACCATCCACTCGGCAAAAACATGATCGGCGCGTTTTACCAGCCCCAAGTCGTCATTGCCGATACTGCCACTCTGCAAACCCTTCCTCCGCGTGAATTTTCCGCGGGGCTTGCCGAAGTCATCAAATACGCCTTGCTCGGCGACATTGATTTTCTCGCTAGGCTCGAACAAACCATGTCCAGCATTATGCAGCAAGAGCAAACCGCTCTCGCCGATACTATCCGCCACTGCTGCCAAATGAAGGCACACATCGTTGAGCAGGACGAAAAAGAACAGGGCATCCGCGCCCTCCTTAACCTCGGCCACACCTTCGGCCATGCCATCGAAACCCAAATGGGCTACGGCAACTGGCTGCACGGTGAAGCTGTAGCCGCCGGTATGGTGCTCGCCGCCCGCCTGTCCGAGCGCAAAGGCTACCTGAAAACCGCCGACACCGAACGCATCATCCGCCTGCTGCAAGCCGCACGATTGCCCGTTGCACCGCCAGAGTTTGCGGTCGATACCTGGCTTGCCCACATGCAGCACGACAAAAAAAATCAAGCCGGCCAAATCCATCTTGTTATTCTTAAACAGCTTGGCCTAGCCGCAGTGGAAGCTGGCTTCAGCCGTGAAGACATGGCAGCCTTGCTACAAAGCATCTGA
- a CDS encoding pilus assembly protein PilP: MKKNILWCSAVLLLTACSLTEGDLQQWMDNAQAEARSKVRQPQIPTISKSPEYVDPVINGLNIFDPKRLRVNQQSGINAPNPDRPKEILENFSLESLRYVGSIKRGGQISAFVEAGGHTYTVRVGNYLGQNYGQITAITPDKLILSEVTEDSYGAWQRRTAELELNTSDASNQSKSN; this comes from the coding sequence ATGAAGAAAAATATACTATGGTGTTCAGCAGTTCTTTTGCTGACAGCCTGTTCTTTGACAGAGGGTGATTTACAGCAGTGGATGGATAATGCCCAGGCAGAAGCAAGAAGTAAGGTGCGCCAACCACAGATACCGACTATTTCAAAGTCTCCTGAGTATGTAGACCCTGTAATTAATGGATTGAATATATTTGATCCTAAACGGCTGCGTGTGAACCAACAATCAGGTATTAATGCTCCGAACCCGGATAGGCCGAAAGAAATTCTGGAGAACTTTAGTTTAGAAAGCTTGCGTTATGTGGGTTCCATTAAACGAGGTGGTCAGATTTCTGCCTTCGTTGAAGCTGGTGGGCATACCTACACAGTACGCGTTGGCAATTATCTTGGCCAAAACTATGGGCAAATTACAGCTATTACTCCGGATAAGTTGATCTTATCGGAAGTAACTGAAGACAGCTATGGTGCATGGCAACGTCGAACAGCGGAGTTGGAGTTAAATACTTCAGACGCTTCTAACCAATCAAAATCTAATTAA
- a CDS encoding type IV pilus inner membrane component PilO, producing the protein MAQKIDLNTLYKQNKLVQLGAGIIIVLLLLVAGYFAVFKGQWEEFEALQQKEEQLKQDYQSKADQAANLPVLKDELEKIRTAFNVLLKQLPTDAEIPNLIQELHQAGAKNSMRMNSVKPLPPVDLDNVQQLPYEISISGNYEQIAQFIRDVGRLSRIVTLDKINLVPADAKDSNGTLTLTANANTYKALAQSEVVAASAASQAE; encoded by the coding sequence ATGGCACAAAAAATTGATCTTAATACCTTATATAAACAGAACAAGTTAGTTCAGCTTGGTGCTGGTATCATTATTGTTCTTCTCCTTTTGGTTGCAGGCTACTTTGCTGTGTTTAAAGGGCAATGGGAAGAGTTCGAAGCTTTGCAGCAAAAAGAAGAACAATTGAAGCAGGACTATCAGAGTAAAGCGGATCAAGCCGCTAATCTGCCGGTTTTGAAGGATGAGTTGGAGAAAATTCGTACTGCATTTAATGTACTATTAAAACAGCTGCCAACGGATGCAGAAATCCCAAATTTGATTCAGGAGCTGCACCAAGCTGGTGCTAAAAACAGTATGCGTATGAATAGCGTGAAGCCTCTGCCACCAGTAGATCTGGATAACGTACAACAATTGCCTTATGAAATTTCCATTTCAGGAAATTATGAGCAAATTGCACAATTTATACGAGATGTAGGTCGTCTGTCCCGTATCGTAACCTTAGATAAGATCAATCTTGTTCCTGCAGATGCAAAAGATAGTAATGGCACTCTCACCTTAACTGCTAATGCGAATACTTATAAGGCGTTGGCTCAGAGTGAAGTAGTTGCTGCTTCAGCTGCATCACAAGCTGAATGA
- a CDS encoding uracil-DNA glycosylase family protein, whose protein sequence is MVISLNPAPSDDETGRLISDRHGRLLDNMLAAIGLAPEQVFRTAWLRCTPRIALKTTPEEQVRCAAFIRQEFAWVQPQAVLLLGNSFYDPARRWLLEQLIGHTPAFTVPHPAILLRQPELKAQAWHSLKQLKAALAKA, encoded by the coding sequence ATGGTGATCAGCCTCAACCCCGCCCCCAGCGACGACGAAACCGGCCGGCTCATCAGCGACCGACACGGCCGGCTGCTTGACAATATGCTCGCTGCTATCGGCTTGGCGCCCGAACAAGTTTTTCGCACCGCCTGGCTGCGCTGCACACCGCGCATCGCCCTCAAAACCACCCCAGAAGAACAAGTGCGCTGCGCCGCCTTTATCCGCCAAGAATTCGCCTGGGTACAGCCGCAAGCCGTCCTCCTGCTCGGCAACAGCTTCTACGACCCCGCCCGCCGCTGGCTGCTCGAACAACTCATCGGCCACACCCCCGCTTTCACCGTCCCCCACCCTGCCATCCTCCTGCGCCAGCCCGAGCTCAAAGCCCAAGCCTGGCACAGCCTTAAACAGCTCAAAGCCGCCTTGGCCAAAGCCTAA